A window of Triplophysa dalaica isolate WHDGS20190420 chromosome 7, ASM1584641v1, whole genome shotgun sequence contains these coding sequences:
- the LOC130426970 gene encoding uncharacterized protein LOC130426970 isoform X1, whose protein sequence is MKWTCKFCNFSSYIEKTIVNHYKDKHGRGRTGFSCIYPNCLTVFQSHVELLKHLTDHKQGTSPIARLRCELCTFSAPSNIKHYFLHLKRHLIKRETVNCPFVGCCFTSRVASTFTAHRSRYHQPSTFNNFKPELIIHCQSQASVNDEQDNFDLESPDVSVTEPDSQPTQKSVERRIASLFLRLQAVLHVSKSAIQEIVDDLFDIGKCAGQITRESIENVLEKHNCTSEECLTSLTELFQSANPLNFLSREGSLGTDYKRQLYYKKNFSVIEPVEYLLNRQEKFHTVIYIPILKLLSDLLKKEEVLQALGKNKPVEQSGYYKSFLDGDFYKSNGILSGQELSVAITLYIDDFEICNPLGTSKKNHKICGVYWVIGNLPSRYKSTLSSIYLALLCKAEHVRIYGYDRVLKPLIEDIKCLETVGVFVEKLGCNVKGTILFVAADNLAAHSLGGFQESFNVEKFCRFCLASRRDIQTCDVRTGNFVLRSPESFDEAVNVLKQTDLASVDGVKRDCPLNSLTGFHTCTGFPPDFLHDVLEGIVPVEPSMCLADLISKKYFTLEELNSEIQSFPFKFSDKRNCPQKILSTFKKSGTVGGNGHENWSLVRFLTLIIGHRVPEGNQTWEVILELKDLVELLATPYHTEDSLCYLQSKISDHRQLLLTVFPDYKLRPKHHFIEHYPCLIQRFGPLIECWTIRFEAKHSFFKKVVRDANNFKNILLTLASRHQLMLAYYLEMPSIFKPEIETAKVTDVCLGVLDGGLRLAILNRFSDVDTVGLTPNVFLNGTQYSKGMIISVGSTSGLPNFGRILEICIVLDGHVCFFVEPFSTYYVEHLRSYHLVKKSPAECLLVKPEDLNDYMPLVSYLVQGRLLTTPRTFLLN, encoded by the coding sequence ATGAAGTGGACTTGTAAGTTTTGCAATTTTTCCTCATACATTGAAAAGACTATAGTGAATCATTACAAGGACAAGCATGGACGTGGAAGAACAGGTTTTAGTTGTATTTACCCGAATTGTCTTACCGTCTTTCAATCCCATGTggaacttttaaaacatttgacggACCACAAACAAGGAACCAGTCCCATTGCTAGACTTCGTTGTGAACTTTGTACTTTTTCAGCGCCAAGCAAtatcaaacattattttcttcatttaaagagacatttgaTAAAAAGAGAGACTGTGAATTGCCCATTTGTGGGGTGCTGTTTTACATCTAGAGTAGCCTCAACTTTTACTGCTCACAGAAGCCGATATCATCAGCCTTCTACATTCaataatttcaaacctgaaCTTATTATCCATTGTCAAAGTCAAGCTTCTGTCAATGATGAACAGGATAACTTTgatttagagtcaccagatgtTTCAGTGACTGAACCTGACTCTCAGCCTACACAGAAGTCAGTTGAGCGCAGAATTGCATCCCTTTTCCTTCGACTGCAAGCCGTCCTTCATGTGTCAAAGTCTGCGATTCAAGAAATTGTGGATGATTTGTTTGATATTGGAAAATGTGCTGGACAAATAACTAGGGAGTCAATTGAGAATGTTTTGGAGAAGCATAATTGCACATCTGAGGAATGTTTGACATCCTTGACCGAATTATTTCAAAGTGCTAACCCACTTAATTTCCTTTCAAGAGAAGGATCTTTAGGCACAGACTACAAAAGACAGTTATATTACAAAAAGAACTTTAGTGTCATTGAACCTGTCGAATATCTTTTGAACAGACAAGAAAAGTTTCATACTGTTATCTATATCCCTATTCTAAAGTTACTTTCAGATCTTCTTAAAAAAGAAGAGGTACTGCAAGCACTGGGGAAAAACAAACCTGTTGAACAGTCTGGCTACTACAAGTCTTTTCTGGATGGTGACTTCTATAAATCGAATGGAATCCTCTCAGGTCAAGAACTAAGTGTAGCTATTACTTTGTATATTGATGACTTTGAAATCTGCAATCCCTTGGGCACATCAAAAAAAAACCATAAAATCTGTGGTGTGTATTGGGTTATTGGCAATTTACCCTCTAGATACAAGTCAACATTGTCGTCAATCTACCTTGCTTTACTGTGCAAGGCTGAGCATGTCAGGATTTATGGTTATGATCGTGTTTTGAAGCCACTGATTGAAGatattaaatgtcttgaaacAGTAGGTGTGTTTGTAGAGAAACTAGGGTGTAATGTTAAAGGCACCATCTTGTTCGTTGCTGCTGACAACTTGGCAGCACATTCCTTAGGTGGATTCCAAGAGTCTTTCAATGTTGAGAAGTTCTGTAGGTTTTGTCTAGCTAGTCGTCGAGACATACAAACGTGTGATGTTAGAACTGGGAACTTTGTTTTAAGGTCACCAGAATCATTTGATGAAGCTGTAAATGTCTTGAAGCAGACGGACCTTGCATCTGTTGATGGTGTGAAACGAGACTGCCCTCTCAACAGCCTGACAGGTTTTCACACATGCACAGGCTTTCCACCTGATTTTTTACACGATGTGCTGGAAGGGATTGTGCCTGTAGAACCAAGTATGTGCCTTGCAGATTTGATTTCAAAGAAGTATTTCACATTAGAAGAGCTTAATAGTGAAATACAGAGCTTCCCTTTTAAATTCTCGGATAAGAGAAATTGTCCTCAGAAAATTCTTTCAACTTTTAAAAAGAGTGGAACTGTAGGTGGTAACGGCCACGAAAATTGGAGTCTTGTGCGTTTCCTTACCCTCATCATCGGCCACCGTGTTCCAGAAGGGAATCAAACATGGGAAGTAATCCTTGAGCTGAAAGACTTGGTTGAGCTCTTAGCGACTCCATATCACACTGAAGACTCGCTGTGTTATTTGCAGTCCAAAATATCGGATCATAGACAGTTGCTACTGACAGTTTTCCCGGATTACAAATTGCGCCCCAAACATCACTTTATTGAACATTATCCTTGCCTTATTCAAAGATTTGGACCCTTAATAGAGTGTTGGACAATCAGGTTTGAGGCTAAGCATTCTTTCTTTAAGAAGGTAGTGCGTGATGccaataactttaaaaatattctgCTTACCCTTGCCTCAAGACACCAACTTATGCTTGCATATTATCTTGAAATGCCCAGCATTTTCAAGCCTGAGATTGAGACAGCAAAAGTGACAGATGTGTGCCTGGGAGTCTTAGATGGTGGTCTTAGACTAGCAATCTTGAATAGATTCAGTGATGTTGACACAGTTGGACTGACCCCTAATGTCTTCTTAAATGGAACGCAGTATTCAAAGGGAATGATAATTTCTGTTGGAAGTACAAGTGGACTACCCAACTTCGGAAGGATTTTGGAAATATGCATTGTGCTGGATGGTCATGTTTGTTTCTTCGTTGAACCTTTTTCGACTTACTATGTGGAGCATTTGAGGAGTTACCATCTTGTGAAGAAAAGTCCTGCTGAGTGTCTCTTGGTGAAACCAGAGGATCTCAATGACTACATGCCACTTGTGTCATACCTTGTCCAGGGTCGCCTGTTAACCACTCCTAGAACATTCTTGCTGAATTAA
- the LOC130425860 gene encoding putative nuclease HARBI1, with protein sequence MAGIVHRYHRVGGRGYRQRVYVERAQPLEQYTTEELYARFRFGNADIKYIADLVRPKLQRRTRRSHSLSVEEQVLIALRFYASGTFYQVVGDNIGVDKSTVSDVVKAVSIALAILVNQFVSLPKDVQIAQTKHKFFLLGNMPNTIGVIDCTHVHIQAPHERDWEYINRKGRRSINIQLVGDADLIITNCVVKWPGSVHDARILRESALYRELQTNRPDGIILGDSAYPLLPWLMTPFLAATTPAQARFNTAHCKTRCAIERLNGVLKRRFT encoded by the coding sequence atGGCAGGTATTGTCCATCGCTACCACCGTGTTGGTGGAAGAGGATACCGTCAAAGGGTGTATGTTGAGCGTGCACAACCACTGGAGCAATACACCACTGAAGAACTGTATGCTCGCTTTCGCTTTGGGAATGCTGATATTAAGTACATTGCAGACCTTGTCAGGCCAAAACTTCAACGGAGAACCCGAAGGAGCCACAGTCTGTCTGTGGAAGAACAGGTCCTCATTGCTCTGCGCTTCTATGCATCTGGGACTTTCTACCAAGTTGTTGGTGACAATATAGGAGTGGACAAATCAACTGTGAGTGATGTAGTGAAAGCTGTGTCAATTGCATTGGCCATCCTGGTCAATCAGTTTGTTTCACTTCCAAAGGATGTCCAGATTGCCCAGACCAAGCAcaagttttttcttttgggGAATATGCCCAATACTATTGGGGTTATTGACTGCACTCATGTGCATATCCAAGCACCTCATGAGAGGGATTGGGAGTACATCAACCGAAAGGGGAGGCGCAGCATCAACATCCAACTTGTGGGCGATGCTGAcctcatcatcacaaactgtGTCGTGAAGTGGCCTGGGTCTGTTCATGATGCACGCATCCTGAGAGAGAGTGCTTTATACAGAGAGCTCCAAACCAACCGACCGGATGGCATAATATTAGGAGACAGTGCCTATCCACTCCTACCATGGCTGATGACTCCTTTTCTTGCAGCAACCACACCTGCGCAGGCACGCTTCAACACTGCTCATTGCAAAACAAGATGTgcaattgagcgtttaaatggagttctgaAGAGACGCTTTACATAA
- the LOC130426970 gene encoding uncharacterized protein LOC130426970 isoform X2 has translation MKKSKKGEVHFCPDPPEGLSDEDMEEKRMLMEVEVLKKDPDHQQIDELMSATFSKRRKEIVGDQPLIGDVIARWPAMFCERQVRTEFKRVVSIDLLESFLDGLDDLAPRLLEVYEAATKSAKMPALKAILDCLKKDDTNDRRRIAALLGLPHYLREEPSDIIRMCDAHGETLAAAMEGMQLGLLIGHEGDNQDAFPREVFNVAVVVEETVVLHNFKDVPSSFAMLLGIIYCVNLEYPRAMKYSFEFIQRVVMKIKPDQASARVHGIRNKLLRYNL, from the exons ATGAAGAAGTCAAAGAAGGGCGAGGTCCACTTCTGTCCAGATCCCCCTGAAGGACTAAGTGATGAAGACATGGAAGAAAAGCGGATGTTGATGGAG GTGGAAGTGCTCAAAAAAGACCCAGATCACCAGCAGATAGATGAGCTGATGTCTGCCACGTTCTCCAAGCGCAGAAAGGAGATCGTAGGGGATCAACCTCTCATTGGGGATGTCATAGCTAGATGGCCGGCCATGTTCTGTGAGAGACAG GTTCGGACAGAGTTCAAAAGAGTCGTAAGCATAGACCTTCTCGAGTCGTTCCTTGATGGACTTGACGACCTGGCACCACGACTGCTGGAAGTGTACGAAGCTGCGACCAAGTCGGCAAAGATGCCTGCACTGAAAGCCATTTTGGACTGTCTGAAGAAAGAT GACACAAACGACAGGAGAAGGATTGCTGCTCTGCTGGGTCTGCCACACTATCTAAGAGAAGAGCCATCAGACATCATCAGGATGTGTGAC GCCCATGGTGAGACTCTGGCTGCAGCCATGGAGGGGATGCAACTTGGCCTGTTGATAGGCCATGAAGGTGACAACCAGGATGCCTTTCCACGTGAGGTCTTCAATGTGGCAGTTGTGGTTGAGGAGACTGTTGTGCTTCACAACTTCAAGGATGTGCCATCCAGCTTTGCCATGCTTTTAGGGATCATCTACTGCGTTAACCTTGAGTATCCACGAGCCATGAAGTATTCCTTTGAGTTCATTCAGAGGGTAGTGATGAAGATCAAACCAGATCAAGCCTCTGCCAGAGTCCACGGCATCCGAAACAAGCTCCTGAGATATAATTTGTAA